One genomic region from Streptomyces sp. NBC_00457 encodes:
- a CDS encoding glycosyltransferase family 4 protein — MTAEASQAGSDEDPAADGGRPLRIALLTYKGNPFCGGQGVYVRHLSRELARLGHRVEVIGAQPYPVLDEGYDALSLTELPSLDLYRHPDPFRNPRPGEYRDWIDALEVATMWTGGFPEPLTFSLRARRHLRARRGEFDVVHDNQTLGYGLLGDVGAPLVTTIHHPITVDRRLELDAAEGWQQRWSKRRWYGFTRMQKRVARRLPSVLTVSGTSRQEIIDDLGVREDRIHVVHIGADTDLFSPNPAVRQVPGRIVTTSSADVPLKGLVFLVEALAKVRTEHPDAHLVVVGKRPTEGPVAQAVERYGLEGAVEFVKGISDAELVDLIRSAQVACVPSLYEGFSLPAAEAMATGTPLLATTGGAIPEVAGRDGETCLAVPPGDPGALASGLNRLLGDPELRARLGRAGRERVLKHFTWARAAEGTVSRYREAMTPSAATPPGRSAAAEAVDVVVSDRESRATC, encoded by the coding sequence GTGACCGCTGAGGCCAGTCAGGCGGGGTCCGATGAGGATCCGGCAGCCGACGGCGGGCGACCGCTCCGTATCGCGCTCCTCACCTACAAAGGGAACCCGTTCTGCGGCGGCCAGGGCGTCTACGTACGACACCTCTCCCGCGAACTCGCCCGCCTCGGTCACCGCGTCGAGGTCATCGGCGCCCAGCCGTACCCGGTCCTGGACGAGGGTTACGACGCCCTGAGCCTCACGGAACTCCCCAGCCTCGACCTCTACCGCCACCCGGACCCCTTCCGGAACCCCAGGCCCGGCGAGTACCGCGACTGGATCGACGCGCTCGAGGTCGCGACGATGTGGACCGGCGGCTTCCCCGAACCCCTCACCTTCTCCCTCCGCGCCCGGCGTCATCTGCGCGCCCGGCGCGGCGAGTTCGACGTCGTCCACGACAACCAGACCCTGGGCTACGGCCTGTTGGGCGACGTGGGCGCACCCCTCGTCACCACCATCCACCACCCGATCACCGTGGACCGCCGCCTGGAGCTGGACGCGGCCGAGGGCTGGCAGCAGCGGTGGTCCAAGCGCCGCTGGTACGGCTTCACCCGCATGCAGAAGCGCGTCGCGCGCCGCCTGCCGTCCGTGCTCACCGTCTCCGGTACGTCGCGCCAGGAGATCATCGACGATCTCGGCGTCCGTGAGGACCGTATCCACGTCGTCCATATCGGCGCCGACACCGACCTGTTCTCGCCGAATCCCGCGGTACGGCAGGTACCGGGGCGGATCGTGACGACGTCGAGCGCGGACGTTCCGCTGAAGGGCCTGGTGTTCCTGGTCGAGGCGCTGGCGAAGGTCCGTACGGAACACCCCGACGCGCACCTCGTCGTCGTCGGCAAGCGTCCCACGGAGGGACCGGTCGCCCAGGCCGTCGAGCGGTACGGCCTCGAAGGCGCCGTCGAGTTCGTCAAGGGCATCTCCGACGCCGAACTCGTCGACCTCATCCGCTCCGCCCAGGTCGCCTGTGTGCCGTCCCTCTACGAGGGCTTCTCCCTTCCCGCCGCCGAGGCGATGGCCACGGGGACGCCGCTGCTCGCCACGACCGGCGGCGCGATCCCGGAGGTCGCCGGGCGCGACGGAGAGACGTGCCTCGCGGTGCCGCCGGGCGACCCGGGAGCGCTGGCCTCCGGCCTGAACCGGCTGCTCGGGGACCCGGAGTTGAGAGCACGGCTGGGGCGCGCCGGCCGTGAGCGGGTGCTGAAGCACTTCACCTGGGCGCGGGCCGCCGAGGGGACGGTGTCCCGTTACCGCGAGGCGATGACGCCCTCTGCCGCCACGCCTCCCGGCCGCTCCGCCGCCGCAGAAGCTGTTGACGTCGTTGTATCCGATCGCGAAAGCAGGGCCACGTGCTGA
- a CDS encoding TetR family transcriptional regulator, with translation MPADASTSHPASPPLTERQEARRRRILHASAQLASRGGFDAVQMREVAESSQVALGTLYRYFPSKVHLLVATMQDQLEHMHGTLRKKPPAGETAAERVAETLMRAFRALQREPHLADAMVRALTFADRSVSPEVDQVSRQTTVIILDAMGLENPTPEQLSAVRVIEHTWHSALITWLSGRASIAQVKIDIETVCRLIDLTTEPT, from the coding sequence ATGCCTGCGGACGCCAGTACCTCGCACCCCGCCTCTCCGCCCCTCACCGAGCGGCAGGAGGCACGCCGTCGTCGCATCCTGCACGCGAGCGCGCAGCTGGCGAGCCGGGGTGGTTTCGACGCGGTGCAGATGCGGGAGGTCGCGGAGTCCTCGCAGGTGGCGCTCGGCACGCTGTACCGGTACTTCCCGTCCAAGGTGCATCTGCTGGTCGCCACGATGCAGGACCAGTTGGAGCACATGCACGGCACCCTGCGGAAAAAGCCGCCGGCCGGGGAGACGGCGGCGGAGCGGGTCGCGGAGACCCTGATGCGGGCGTTCCGCGCGCTGCAGCGCGAGCCGCATCTCGCCGACGCGATGGTCCGCGCGCTCACTTTCGCGGACCGCAGTGTCTCGCCCGAGGTCGACCAGGTCTCCCGTCAGACGACCGTGATCATCCTTGACGCGATGGGCCTGGAGAACCCCACGCCCGAGCAGCTCTCCGCCGTCCGCGTCATCGAGCACACCTGGCACTCGGCGCTGATCACCTGGCTATCGGGCCGTGCGTCCATCGCCCAGGTGAAGATCGACATCGAGACGGTGTGCAGGCTGATCGACCTGACGACCGAACCGACCTGA
- a CDS encoding class I SAM-dependent methyltransferase → MLTVDFSRFPLAPGDRVLDLGCGAGRHAFECYRRGAQVVALDQNAEEISEVAKWFAAMKEAGEAPEGATATAMEGDALALPFPDESFDVVIISEVMEHIPDDKGVLAEMVRVLKPGGRIAVTVPRYGPEKVCWALSDAYHEVEGGHIRIYKADELVGKIKEAGLKPYGSHHAHALHSPYWWLKCAFGVDNDKALPVKAYHKLLVWDIMKKPLATRVAEQALNPLIGKSFVVYATKPHLPRLAEAEVAAK, encoded by the coding sequence GTGCTGACCGTCGACTTCTCCCGGTTCCCGCTCGCCCCCGGCGACCGTGTGCTGGACCTCGGCTGCGGTGCCGGCCGGCACGCGTTCGAGTGTTATCGGCGGGGTGCGCAGGTCGTGGCCCTGGATCAGAACGCCGAGGAGATCAGCGAGGTCGCGAAGTGGTTCGCGGCGATGAAGGAGGCGGGGGAGGCACCGGAGGGGGCCACCGCGACCGCCATGGAGGGCGACGCCCTCGCGCTGCCCTTCCCGGACGAGTCCTTCGACGTCGTCATCATCTCCGAGGTGATGGAGCACATCCCGGACGACAAGGGCGTACTCGCGGAGATGGTGCGGGTGTTGAAGCCCGGCGGGCGGATCGCGGTCACCGTCCCCCGCTACGGCCCCGAGAAGGTCTGCTGGGCCCTGTCCGACGCCTACCACGAGGTCGAGGGCGGCCACATCCGCATCTACAAGGCGGACGAACTGGTCGGCAAGATCAAGGAGGCGGGGCTCAAGCCGTACGGCAGTCACCACGCCCACGCCCTCCACAGCCCCTACTGGTGGCTCAAGTGCGCGTTCGGCGTCGACAACGACAAGGCGCTGCCGGTCAAGGCGTACCACAAGCTGCTGGTCTGGGACATCATGAAGAAACCCCTGGCGACCAGGGTCGCCGAGCAGGCGCTGAACCCGCTGATCGGCAAGAGTTTCGTGGTCTACGCGACCAAGCCCCACCTTCCGCGTCTCGCCGAAGCCGAGGTGGCCGCCAAGTGA
- a CDS encoding ferredoxin has translation MGDRWQVEVDRSICIGSAQCLHHAPDGFRLDSGRQSHPLEPETDANEQILAAAEGCPVEAIMITLLGSGEPVFPPED, from the coding sequence ATGGGCGACCGCTGGCAGGTCGAGGTCGACCGCTCCATCTGCATCGGCTCCGCCCAGTGCCTCCACCACGCCCCGGACGGCTTCCGCCTCGACTCCGGACGGCAGTCCCACCCCCTCGAGCCCGAGACGGACGCCAACGAGCAGATCCTGGCGGCGGCGGAGGGCTGCCCGGTGGAGGCCATCATGATCACCCTGCTGGGGAGCGGCGAGCCGGTGTTCCCGCCGGAGGATTAG
- a CDS encoding SapB/AmfS family lanthipeptide, producing the protein MALLDLQTLEVPEDDGMDGGGANSNLSVTGCPGKSSLSLLSC; encoded by the coding sequence ATGGCACTGCTCGACCTGCAGACACTCGAAGTCCCCGAAGACGACGGCATGGACGGCGGCGGCGCGAACAGCAATCTCAGCGTCACCGGCTGCCCCGGCAAGAGCAGCCTGAGCCTGCTCAGCTGCTGA
- a CDS encoding ABC transporter ATP-binding protein, whose protein sequence is MSQVPAVSRRFVRDTVRQGAAPAVTVLVAGVLLAATALALPAVTGRALDLLLAGRHGEAGRWVVLCAVLTAVAVLAGAVEGMVTASGSAGATARIRTTVLRHLLDAGPRAGERFAHGDLVARLVGNAAQAGTVPVALAAALAAVVTPVGGLVALALTDVVTAGVVLIGMPLLVLLVKVFVRTFGDHTDRYLRAQGEMAGRLTEALRGARTIAAAGTRERDAARILAPLPELSRQGHLVWRIMGRSTAQASLLLPLLELAVLVVAGLRVAAGELSVGGMLAAWRYAVLATGAGGIVEELSGLIRGRGAALRLGEVLDQPVTVYGTVRELPPGDGTLEFRGVTLRHADREVLRGIDLRLPGGTAVAVVGRSGSGKSALAALAGRLTDPDTGTVLLDGVPLPALTRRTLRRETGYAFARPALLGGTVGGTIAFGAYDPGERAVADAARAACADDYVRRLPDGYGTAVADAPLSGGEAQRLGLARAFAHAGRLLVLDDAMSSLDAVTELKVSRALLHGSGARTCLIVAHRAATAARARQVVWLADGRVRAVGTHTQLWQLPSYREVFAEEAVDA, encoded by the coding sequence ATGTCTCAAGTCCCCGCCGTCTCACGGCGGTTCGTGCGGGACACCGTGCGGCAGGGCGCCGCGCCCGCCGTGACCGTACTGGTGGCCGGTGTGCTGCTGGCCGCCACCGCACTCGCACTGCCCGCCGTGACCGGGCGGGCCCTCGATCTGCTGCTGGCCGGACGGCACGGTGAGGCGGGCAGGTGGGTGGTGCTGTGCGCCGTCCTCACCGCGGTCGCCGTCCTGGCCGGGGCCGTGGAGGGCATGGTGACCGCCAGTGGCAGCGCGGGAGCGACGGCCCGGATCCGCACAACGGTGCTGCGGCATCTGCTCGATGCCGGGCCGCGGGCGGGCGAACGGTTCGCGCACGGGGACCTCGTGGCGCGGCTCGTCGGAAACGCCGCTCAGGCCGGGACCGTGCCCGTGGCGCTCGCCGCCGCGCTGGCTGCCGTCGTCACGCCGGTCGGCGGGCTGGTCGCCCTCGCCCTCACCGATGTCGTCACCGCCGGTGTGGTGCTGATCGGGATGCCCCTGCTCGTCCTGCTCGTCAAGGTCTTCGTCCGGACCTTCGGCGACCACACCGACCGCTATCTGCGCGCCCAGGGCGAGATGGCGGGACGCCTCACGGAGGCGCTGCGCGGGGCCCGTACCATCGCCGCGGCCGGTACCCGCGAACGGGACGCGGCCCGTATCCTCGCGCCGCTGCCCGAACTGTCCCGGCAGGGACACCTCGTCTGGCGGATCATGGGCCGCTCCACCGCGCAGGCCTCCCTGCTCCTGCCCCTGCTCGAACTCGCCGTCCTCGTCGTCGCCGGACTCCGCGTCGCGGCCGGAGAACTGAGCGTCGGCGGCATGCTGGCCGCATGGCGGTACGCCGTCCTGGCCACCGGCGCCGGCGGGATCGTCGAAGAGCTCAGCGGCCTGATCCGCGGCCGCGGCGCGGCGCTACGGCTCGGCGAGGTGCTCGACCAGCCCGTCACGGTGTACGGCACAGTCCGCGAACTTCCGCCGGGCGACGGCACTCTGGAGTTCCGCGGCGTCACTCTGCGCCACGCGGACCGGGAGGTGCTGCGCGGAATCGACCTGCGGCTGCCGGGCGGTACGGCGGTCGCCGTCGTCGGCCGCTCCGGCAGCGGCAAATCGGCCCTGGCCGCCCTCGCCGGGCGGCTCACCGACCCCGACACGGGCACGGTCCTCCTCGACGGTGTCCCGCTCCCCGCGCTGACCCGTCGGACACTGCGCCGCGAGACCGGGTACGCCTTCGCGCGGCCGGCCCTGCTCGGCGGCACCGTCGGCGGCACCATCGCCTTCGGTGCGTACGACCCCGGCGAGCGGGCCGTCGCCGACGCGGCCCGCGCCGCCTGCGCCGACGACTACGTACGCCGGCTGCCCGACGGATACGGCACGGCCGTCGCCGACGCGCCGCTGTCCGGCGGGGAGGCCCAACGCCTGGGTCTGGCACGGGCGTTCGCGCACGCCGGGCGGCTGCTCGTGCTCGACGACGCCATGTCCAGCCTCGACGCCGTCACCGAACTGAAGGTGTCCCGCGCGCTCCTGCACGGCAGTGGCGCCCGCACCTGCCTGATCGTCGCCCACCGCGCCGCCACGGCCGCCCGCGCGCGGCAGGTGGTGTGGCTGGCGGACGGACGGGTCCGTGCGGTGGGAACGCATACGCAGCTGTGGCAACTCCCCTCCTACCGCGAGGTGTTCGCAGAGGAGGCCGTCGATGCCTGA
- a CDS encoding prenyltransferase, with product MTTPRTEHLVLPGVLTAEEAAATVAGILAVQREDGAIPWFRGHHLDPWDHVEAAMGLDAAGEHEAAERAYLWLAAHQKEDGSWYAAYHDGDARAVTDRGRETNFVAYAAVGVWHHYLATGDDTFLDRMWPVVYAAIEFVLCLQQPGGQIGWKREDDGTGVNDALLTGSSSIHQALRCALAIAEQREEPQPDWELAVGALRHAIRRHPERFLDKDRYSMDWYYPVLGGALTDAEAKSRIEADWDRFVVPGLGVRCVVPNPWVTGGESAELALALWAMGESDHALDILQSIQHLRDPETGLYWTGYVFEDRKVWPRELTTWTAGSLLLAVAALGGDEATCAVFSGDRLPRGLDPDCCG from the coding sequence GTGACCACCCCCCGGACAGAACACCTCGTCCTGCCCGGGGTCCTCACCGCGGAGGAGGCCGCCGCGACCGTCGCCGGCATCCTCGCCGTGCAGCGGGAGGACGGCGCGATCCCGTGGTTCCGGGGGCATCACCTCGACCCCTGGGACCACGTCGAGGCGGCGATGGGCCTGGACGCGGCCGGTGAACACGAGGCCGCCGAGCGGGCGTACCTGTGGCTGGCGGCCCATCAGAAAGAGGACGGCTCGTGGTACGCGGCGTACCACGACGGCGACGCCCGCGCGGTCACCGACCGGGGCCGCGAGACGAACTTCGTCGCCTACGCGGCCGTAGGCGTCTGGCACCACTACCTCGCGACCGGCGACGACACGTTCCTGGACCGCATGTGGCCCGTCGTCTACGCGGCGATCGAGTTCGTGCTGTGCCTCCAGCAGCCGGGCGGCCAGATCGGCTGGAAGCGCGAGGACGACGGCACGGGCGTCAACGACGCGCTACTCACCGGGAGTTCGTCGATCCACCAGGCGCTGCGCTGCGCTCTCGCCATCGCCGAGCAGCGTGAAGAGCCGCAGCCCGACTGGGAGTTGGCGGTCGGCGCGCTGCGGCACGCGATCCGCCGGCACCCCGAGCGGTTCCTCGACAAGGACCGCTACTCGATGGACTGGTACTACCCGGTGCTGGGCGGCGCGTTGACGGACGCGGAGGCCAAGTCCCGGATCGAGGCCGACTGGGACCGCTTCGTCGTGCCGGGCCTCGGGGTGCGCTGTGTCGTCCCCAACCCGTGGGTGACGGGCGGGGAGTCGGCCGAACTCGCCCTGGCGCTCTGGGCGATGGGCGAGTCCGACCACGCGCTGGACATCCTGCAGTCCATCCAGCACCTGCGGGACCCGGAGACCGGCCTCTACTGGACGGGCTACGTGTTCGAGGACCGCAAGGTCTGGCCCCGCGAGCTGACCACCTGGACAGCCGGCTCCCTTCTTCTCGCGGTAGCCGCACTGGGCGGCGACGAGGCAACGTGCGCGGTGTTCAGTGGGGACCGCCTGCCGCGGGGGCTGGACCCGGATTGCTGTGGCTGA
- the lanKC gene encoding class III lanthionine synthetase LanKC gives MDRRYEIYCLADRIFYETPDRLPAVDAGTGAAALYEAAQRPVPGGWRSFTSGDWLQLAPVDEHGTPCPGLPSQGWKIHVSACLDNAEKTAARLWDYCVPRGIPFKFVPGAQPLLLRNSKYAARGDSGKFATLYPADETELHRIFQELGDLLAGEPGPAILSDLRWNEGPLYVRYGGFTERHCVDENGVVVPAVEDPDGRLVPDRRDPAFRPPAWVTLPEFLRPHLDARNATTTRDLPYRIERALHFSNGGGVYAGTDVRTGEEVVLKEARPYAGLTVDGADAVTRLEREKAALERLTGLGVAPEVRDWFTLGDHRFLVMDFLAGSTLNSAIVRRHPLLQPEPDPDAVAAYTRWALEVHRATETAVAAVHERGLVFNDLHPLNIMLAPDDRTVRLLDFEAATPVGEHHGQTIAHPGFAAPSDRAGHDVDHYALACLRLALFLPMTSLLVIDRGKAAHLAEIAADQFPDLPRQFLDEAVRVITGERQPGGAPGARDRAAGGVGRPGGGRGRGGLQDRRFDAAPGAAARLPADPAGRRESPQGGAPGARDRAAGGVERPSGARGRGGLQDQRFDAAPGPASMVRAILRSATPGRDDRLVPGDIAQFSEGGGLGMAYGAAGVLYALDETGNGRWEEGEQWLLDHTDPPPDGTPPGFYDGLAGVAYLLDRLGHTGRALDLMSRVLDEPWQRLAPGLHGGLAGLGLTLDQLARTTAEPGLRDHAMTAARILAERDHSAGRRAGLLDGATGPALFFLRLYESTGDRGLLDHAASALRADLARCVRDDTGTLAVDEGFRTMPYLGSGSAGIGTVIEDYLVHRPDDEEFARARNDIAPAARSRYYAQPGLFHGRAGMILHLARTGAARADLDAQTAALGWYAMPYEGELAFPGEQMMRLSMDLATGTAGCLLATTAARPGRTAALPFLPPLPAAAAAHEPAREGS, from the coding sequence ATGGACAGGCGCTACGAGATCTACTGTCTCGCCGACCGGATCTTCTACGAGACACCGGACCGTCTGCCCGCCGTCGACGCCGGTACCGGCGCCGCCGCTCTCTACGAGGCCGCACAGCGGCCGGTCCCGGGAGGCTGGCGGAGCTTCACCTCCGGTGACTGGCTCCAGCTCGCCCCGGTCGACGAGCACGGCACGCCGTGCCCCGGGCTCCCCAGCCAGGGCTGGAAGATCCACGTCTCGGCCTGCCTCGACAACGCCGAGAAGACCGCCGCCAGACTGTGGGACTACTGCGTACCGCGCGGCATCCCCTTCAAGTTCGTGCCCGGCGCCCAGCCGCTGCTCCTGCGCAACTCCAAGTACGCCGCCCGCGGTGACAGCGGCAAGTTCGCCACGCTCTACCCGGCGGACGAGACCGAACTCCACCGGATCTTCCAGGAGTTGGGCGACCTGCTGGCCGGCGAACCGGGCCCCGCGATCCTCAGCGATCTGCGCTGGAACGAGGGCCCGCTGTATGTGCGCTACGGCGGCTTCACCGAACGCCACTGCGTCGACGAGAACGGCGTCGTCGTCCCCGCCGTCGAGGACCCGGACGGCCGGCTGGTCCCCGACCGGCGGGACCCCGCCTTCCGGCCCCCCGCGTGGGTGACACTCCCGGAGTTCCTGCGCCCGCACCTCGACGCGCGCAACGCCACCACCACCCGCGACCTGCCGTACCGCATCGAACGGGCGCTGCACTTCTCCAACGGGGGCGGGGTCTACGCCGGCACCGATGTGCGGACCGGCGAGGAGGTCGTGCTGAAGGAGGCCCGGCCGTACGCGGGACTCACCGTGGACGGAGCGGATGCCGTGACCCGGCTGGAACGGGAGAAGGCGGCTCTGGAGCGGCTCACCGGGCTGGGTGTCGCACCCGAGGTACGGGACTGGTTCACCCTCGGCGACCACCGCTTCCTCGTGATGGATTTCCTGGCGGGCAGCACCCTCAACTCCGCGATCGTGCGACGTCATCCGCTGCTCCAGCCCGAACCGGACCCGGACGCCGTAGCCGCATACACCCGCTGGGCGTTAGAGGTGCACCGCGCCACCGAGACGGCCGTTGCCGCCGTGCACGAGCGCGGACTGGTCTTCAACGACCTGCACCCGCTCAACATCATGCTCGCGCCGGACGACCGGACCGTCCGCCTGCTCGACTTCGAGGCCGCCACGCCCGTCGGCGAACACCACGGCCAGACCATCGCCCACCCCGGCTTCGCCGCCCCCTCCGACCGCGCAGGCCACGACGTCGACCACTACGCCCTCGCCTGTCTGCGACTCGCACTCTTCCTGCCCATGACGTCCCTGCTCGTCATCGACCGCGGCAAGGCCGCGCACCTCGCGGAGATCGCGGCCGACCAGTTCCCGGACCTGCCGCGGCAGTTCCTGGACGAGGCGGTCCGTGTCATCACGGGTGAGCGGCAGCCCGGCGGCGCGCCGGGTGCTCGCGATCGGGCTGCCGGCGGTGTGGGGCGCCCTGGCGGTGGCCGCGGACGGGGCGGCCTCCAGGACCGGCGGTTCGATGCCGCGCCCGGCGCCGCGGCCAGGCTCCCCGCCGATCCCGCGGGCCGGCGGGAATCCCCGCAGGGCGGCGCGCCGGGTGCTCGCGATCGGGCTGCCGGCGGTGTGGAGCGCCCCAGCGGTGCCCGCGGACGGGGCGGCCTCCAGGACCAGCGGTTCGATGCCGCGCCCGGCCCCGCCTCCATGGTGCGGGCGATCCTCCGTTCCGCCACGCCCGGCCGGGACGACCGGCTCGTGCCCGGTGACATCGCTCAGTTCTCCGAGGGGGGCGGCCTCGGTATGGCGTACGGCGCCGCCGGAGTCCTCTACGCGCTCGACGAGACGGGGAACGGGCGCTGGGAGGAGGGTGAGCAGTGGCTCCTGGACCACACCGATCCGCCGCCCGACGGGACACCGCCCGGCTTCTACGACGGCCTCGCCGGGGTGGCGTACCTTCTCGACCGCCTCGGACACACCGGCCGTGCGCTCGATCTCATGAGCCGCGTCCTCGACGAGCCATGGCAGCGGCTCGCCCCCGGCCTGCACGGCGGACTCGCGGGCCTCGGGCTCACCCTCGACCAGCTGGCCCGTACGACGGCGGAGCCGGGGCTGCGCGACCACGCGATGACGGCGGCCCGCATCCTCGCGGAACGGGACCACTCGGCGGGCAGGCGGGCGGGACTGCTGGACGGCGCGACCGGACCGGCGCTGTTCTTCCTGCGGCTGTACGAGTCCACCGGTGACCGCGGGCTCCTCGACCACGCGGCGTCCGCGCTCCGCGCCGACCTCGCCCGGTGCGTACGGGACGACACCGGCACCCTCGCCGTGGACGAGGGCTTCCGCACCATGCCGTACCTCGGGTCGGGCAGTGCCGGCATCGGCACGGTCATCGAGGACTACCTCGTCCACCGCCCCGACGACGAGGAGTTCGCCCGGGCCCGCAACGACATCGCGCCGGCGGCCCGATCCCGGTACTACGCGCAGCCCGGCCTCTTCCACGGGCGCGCGGGGATGATCTTGCACCTCGCCCGGACGGGGGCCGCACGTGCCGACCTGGACGCGCAGACCGCCGCACTCGGCTGGTACGCCATGCCGTACGAGGGCGAACTCGCCTTCCCCGGCGAGCAGATGATGCGCCTCTCCATGGACCTGGCCACCGGCACCGCGGGCTGCCTGCTCGCCACCACCGCGGCCCGCCCCGGCCGCACCGCGGCGCTCCCCTTCCTTCCGCCGCTGCCCGCCGCTGCGGCGGCCCACGAACCGGCCCGAGAAGGGTCGTGA
- a CDS encoding response regulator transcription factor has product MIRVFLVHDECLLRSALADWLAREGDLDVFDAPWHMASKCVRSLSPDVCVADLSCSDPYDMPPLEELPLGLGAPDRPPPDPGPCRLLVLGTANRPGPLRRAVEARALGYLNKEGSPEQLVTAVRAVAKGERFVDTSLGFTFLRAAQIPLTQRELTVLSLAAAGASFAEIASSLHLSNGTVRNYMAAITRKTGARNRIDAIRICRAEGWV; this is encoded by the coding sequence GTGATCCGGGTATTCCTGGTGCACGACGAGTGTCTCTTACGCTCGGCGCTCGCGGACTGGCTGGCGCGGGAAGGGGACCTGGACGTCTTCGACGCGCCGTGGCACATGGCATCGAAGTGTGTGCGGTCCCTGTCCCCGGACGTGTGCGTGGCGGACCTGAGCTGCTCCGACCCGTACGACATGCCTCCGCTGGAGGAGCTGCCGCTGGGGCTCGGCGCCCCCGACCGGCCCCCTCCGGATCCCGGACCCTGCCGGCTGCTGGTGCTCGGCACCGCGAACAGACCGGGGCCGCTGAGACGGGCGGTCGAGGCGCGGGCCCTCGGCTACCTCAACAAGGAGGGGTCGCCGGAGCAGTTGGTGACCGCCGTCCGGGCCGTCGCGAAGGGGGAGCGTTTCGTCGACACCTCGCTCGGCTTCACCTTCCTCAGGGCCGCGCAGATCCCGCTGACGCAGCGGGAGTTGACCGTGCTGTCACTGGCCGCCGCGGGCGCCTCGTTCGCCGAGATCGCGAGCAGCCTCCATCTGTCCAACGGGACCGTGCGCAACTACATGGCGGCCATCACCCGCAAGACCGGGGCCCGCAATCGGATCGACGCCATCCGGATCTGCCGGGCAGAGGGCTGGGTGTGA